A window of Cydia pomonella isolate Wapato2018A chromosome 25, ilCydPomo1, whole genome shotgun sequence genomic DNA:
atatggTTGGTTAGTGGGTACTTAAAACGTTAATGTGTGGAAGAGATCGCATTTTATTGTTAAACCACCTATTTCTACCTAATTTTTAACAAAGCTCGGAAGTGGTttgtaaaataccggtaaataccggtttatttcggttttccccGGACGTTTATCGTTTATATAAGAACGCAAACGTTTTAAggactttattgtaacctaaaaaaaccggtttatacgacgagcgacgcaacggctggtcggcctggtggtgtgccacgtaagcATAGACACcaacataggaagaaaccgatttgtattgttctaaaccggttaatttgacgaatttaaaaggttttgcgccaagtacataataagggtttgtaaatttaaccggtttccgagccatggttttaaatatgtacttaattttctatatcgttttaactgtatggtgctcACTAAAGAATATTAACTAACatactttaataaatagttcataGAAGTGTACCtaagtatagggaccgtgcgcgttggaggatctgccatcttgtggcctgaatcggaaccataaacatgtacatttacacgtcacgtattttcttgtgcatagtaggttctgccatcttttgggctacatcggaacaataaacatcacatttacgcctcgcgccaaaaatctggcGGCTCCTGTGCtacctcctacagttcatgcacgctccctataggcatagagaaatataaataaaggagTGGTAACTCCacacatcagttttcttaccataacacgagttatttcgtagtcgacatctagcgtcaagtagtggatttatcagtaccgctacttgacaccagatgtcacaagtgtcgcgactgacgaaaaatgtgttgtcaaaataatttacagctcatattacaagcagaaggagttgaattCCGGTTAATCCGCTTaaaatattagctgaaaattgttgagtattagagttttcgttcgtcgcgacatctatagTCAACTAGCAGTATTGATaaattccgctacttgacgctagatgattacaaaataactcgcatggtaagaaaactgatgtaagggttaccactctttctttacttatattaattTCCCTATGCCATGGTAGGTATAGCGAAGCGTAGAGATGTCTGTGCATAGTAAggacacaaacatacatagaagtactaccaaagagaatttgaaatagaggtggattgtcaaagaaaattttgtagccacagtaaatttactgccatctttcgacacatttaaaactttcagaacgccattttactttgatccttattcttttactgatatatgtgcaaaatttgttaaatatctaaaagtggcaCTATATTACCGGGCATAACTCAAAGTAAGGATCATAGTCAAATTGCGTTCTAAGTTTTTACCAtgcatgtgtcgaaagatggcagcaaatttactgtggcctcaaagttttctttgacaatccacctctatttcaaattctctttgttactACATAGATTTCTAAAATCACACCCGAGTACGAAAATCAAAACTTCGTTTTCTGCCTCGTCCTTTCAACGCACGAATACAGAAAAGCGATagatagaggcagataacgaaatttaaatttaaatttttttgcaataagcGCTGTACAATTTAGACCGTCCAAGACAGTTAAAAAGCAAGCTTATTACCACAACTATAAGGCTCATTTTTGTTCCAGTTGTTGCTGCTGGGGCTGTGCCAATGTCAAGAGGAGATCGTGAGGAACGACTTCGAAGGACCAAATGAGGACGGCTCTTACAAGTTCGCTTATCAGACACGTAAGTATACGATTTCAGTGACACTGTGTTTGTACACACAGCTGCAGAGATAATTGacccccctgcaaacaaatttcttaACAGGAGGGTCAGTTATCTTTACAGCTGAATGTAGGTACACGCTTGACGGAACTGGTGGAACGTGTTATTGGGCACAGGCGAAAATTCAGCTCGAGAACGTTTGTTCATTGTAGTATTCATAAGACTATAAGCTTGTTAAATGTTTACTGGTGAGGAAAtatttaggtacagtcacgtctggaaatatcgatacgaaaattgtgccaaatatatatatacactaccttaatatatgggcaataaagtcgtttatacatatttttggcacatttattagtatcgatattttcagacgtgaccgtacactAGGGTATATGTATTCCGGACTCGGAGTGATAATACAGCCTAAAAATATGACCGAAAGAGAAGTCAAACTAGAGGGTTGCATCTCGTTTTAAGACAGCGCTGACATCGTAAGACAATAATACCAACATTACAataagtaaatacctatatcAATTTATGTTAATACTGTAAGTAATCCGAGTGAGACACAGTCCTCTGGTTTGATTCGCTCTTTTGGATCGTTTTCTGTTAGCCGGGTATTTTTTAAGGAGTTGTGTTGTTACAGAGGGTGGCATCTACCACGAGCAACGTGGTTCACTACAGGGCCAAGAACCGGCGTTGGTGGTCGAGGGTCAATACCAGTACACGGCGCCCGACGGACAGGTACATCTCTCTCCGTGGCAATTATTCAGGCTTCGTAGcacagagaatttgaaatagaagtggattgtcaaacaaaaaattttgccccagtaaatttactgccatatttaggcatatgattaaaactattagaacgccatttgactttgatccttatttcactgatatgtgttgaatatcaaaaagtggcgccatcttactggGCATCGGCTAACGGTTgtggtgccatcgctcgaatCGATGCCGccttggcctttgatctattagatggcgccacttgttGATATTTagcaaattaaacacatatcagtgaaaggataaggatcaaagtcaaatagcgttctaaaagttttaatcatgtgtcgaaagatggcagtaaatttactgtggctacaaagttttctttgacaatccacctctatttctatTGTGACAAAAAAACCTCCTTTATGTAGGTACCTGCTACGTCCccttagtttaatatttttattcaattttccAGGTGATAAACGTGATCTACAGAGCAGACGAAAACGGTTTCCAAGCGACGGGTGACCACCTCCCTACTCCACCGCCCATCCCGCCAGCGATACAGCGCGCCCTCGACTATTTGAAGAGTCTACCGCCGTCGGAGAATGACTATTAGATCTATATTGAGATTATTGAGGCTTCCCTACATGGtgatattaagattttttttacaagattgTTCAGTATTTTGATCCATTTCGTGACCCAGCCGCGTTAAGTGCTACTTCAACTATGGCGctcgtatatatttttattgtatgtttcTAATGTAAATGTGAATGttacaaattattataatttatttaaatattagtgCAATATTCAGtgatatatgtacataaaaacgagattactatttacttacttatatacattttagatatttttcagATAGCTTGTATATTTTCATTGCAGGGTCGCgctttatgtcttttgtactatatttgttctactgagatacttaccaatattcattcattacttaggttttatagtaaaaaaacattattttagatgagtcgtagaaaaagtattcaAAAGCATCACATTCGAACACATTCGTGGCAGCCTTGGAATTCGTGACGTAGcggccatataagccgcagaccagtagactacgtcggaaatagatgcctcaacctcactgtccaaggccctagatcacgcggccgcggtaggcctaagaagcgctggctggaggtcgtgagagcggacatggtggagagcaatctcacatctgaggatgccgaagatcgggcaaagtggagaagattaagtaggagagcggaccctggcgctaggccgggaaaacgctaggttgaagaagagtcgtagaaaatgtattgtatacaatggtgatataatcaagcttttcaatctcgtatcttacttaggcaactcagcaagcttcggtgcctaaacacggtactcgactgaaaaactATTATatgacgattgtataaaatactatttaaggttataaattgtatggagatgccAGAAGTCACCGCCCACCGTATACAAGCTATATGAAAAATACTAAAAGATTACCAATATGTCCTTATTagcaattaataaaataagtttctCTTCTAGAAAATTCCCCTTTCCAGACAATACTAAAATGAGAGTACAAACTCAGTTGGTTATTATtttgcagtgttggccgaacgttattAATTGCAATAATCATTATAAGTTGGACCGTAATGGACCGAtaaagtttacggttcaatttatagtGGTTAATGGCCCATAATGGCTacttgcattaacgtttcgacCAACactgttattttgttatattaatattaagttttGTAGAATTTGTAAGGCTGCGCTGAGCACGCCAGATGAGATGAGCTGCGTACAGTTGCATGATGTATCGGAgtagttaagagggaagaatagctttgcgatcccaacgaaataacggtcatttttcaatgaaattccatttcgggagaaaacattttacaatgaaattccatttcgggagaaaacgggtttcagtaatttgttaagattacaaatcactttgattttaatgtcgatcgcttcagcataatatattctatgtTTAGAGGTTTCAAAttttgcaaatttaaaaaagaaaggGAAACccataaacctagttttttattgtgttaataacatactaaaaattattttctctttttttatggacGAGCATGTGGTATacatacttccctcttaaggtactcataaatatctgaacatgcacttttaCGTCTCGATAATAGGCTTGTTTAGAAATTGTAACCGTGTATTGAAACCGTGGCCGCTCAGATATTATAGGCtattacagtcagcatcaaataagTGGCCAATTATATGGAATTGGAAACCCGTTCTAGATggtaatagaccgcgagccaggaacagatttccatgaccaatcgccttcCGGGCGAttactcgtatagtggttatcagctatgtatgatgaaccctcgtggacgtcagctgccgctccgttggtgggttgaggattCGCCCGCCggaacacgtaaaacaaaatgtGAATTAATGTGTTTGTtgtgaattaaataaattaagttttacgcatactttgcggacataagtgATAAGGCGTATTaaatttttacatgttcatgtgaccagctgacggCGTTTCCGCcccgatacaaccggctgacggttttttatatatatttaatatagcacctaaactatcatctgacacaaTATTAATCGGGAGGCAatgactaaaaaaaaaaacatttttttacatgttcgtGTCGTAAAACTGGTGGTCTTTCCActgcgatacaaccggctgactatttttttaaattcatgatagcatcttAACTGTCATCTGACAGAGTATccgccgggaggcgatgactgacgatatatgcccTTAGCCCGCGGACTATAACACTTTGGCCATTACCATTtatttgatgttgactgtacatcaGTCTAGTTGGCGTTAGCGGTCTTAGCATTAGATGCGGGTCCGCATGCCAGGTCGACGTgagcgggacatcgctatatacGTACATAGTCTTGTCTCGCTCACATACTGGTGCGGCGTGCGGATACGCATCGGTGGGACGTGGGACAAACGCGTAAACCGCATATATACTCTTTTCAGGTATTTaactaaaagtaaacaaaattttccctcaaatggctccttaagccagttgagggtagataaaaacattacatgatcaaataatgtagattAAAATCAGATgcttcagtgacagatccaggcggttttgtatttggttggttaaccaataaatgttataactacccgaaaatgtacaaatagtttgtttacttttatttaaatacctaaagatacagaggaTATTAGAGCCCGCCCTGACCCCACATTAAAATGCACATAAggttgttgtaaataaagttttttgtgtataattgtttttataaatagaattggaatctaaaataaaaatattatctaatgtgcattgtttttattgtatgttattgtccatttgtaaataaataaaacaattcgcTAAGATCTGTGTTGTTTTCTAAGTATTCAATAAGTCTTATAATTCACTTAAAAATACACCGTAAAATATACATGGAAAATATTATTCCAAGTAAGAAACACCCAAAGGGACGCGtgataatttgttatatatcgtcaggtgacaaaaactcactaattactaaccAGTAATACAAATATCAACCtaattttagtaggtatatgattcactatggctatgaacttgtttGTGGTGGTTATGGGACACGCGTTTGCATCGGCGGCCGGAGTCAACTGAAGCACGCGCGGGCGCCGCGCTCAtatttatgcagcggttggagcgagacaGAAGAGAGGGCGTGCTACTCTCACATGCGTAATAGTGAGAGTCTCCTCACAAAATTGCTGGATTTTGAATCCTAAATTGCTGCATTTTGATCTACCCGTCTTACGTGTTAGAAATTAGACAGAAGACATGCTATTGCGATCGCTACAAACGCGATGTTAGTCGAAGGGTAGAATAGATATTGATATTCTAGGatacctatatgtatttctgtttttAGCAATATCGGAAATAGTATACAAGGCGGCAGTTCAATACAACAAATGTTCATATACCGTTTGACCTGATCTCTCCCCTTGAACTAACCCACTTCCCTAACGTCATTAACCAGACATCTTAGACCTTGCACTTCTAAAGAACGTATCGATGACGATGCGTTCTTTAGAAGTGCAAGGTTTAATTATTAAACATCCGGTATACATGTTTACTTAAAACACGTTAACTCTTTAACAGCCGCTTCTTTATCTTTCTGccttttcttacaaaaatatatcCCGTGTCTCACTTGGTTCCTGTGCCCCGGTAAACCGCAGTACGAACAAACAGGTAACTTCTTATTACTACCGCCTTGTATACTTTCTACCGCGTTAACTTGATCCTCTTTTGAATCAACAAGATTCAAATGATCCATATCACTTTCAGTTTGACTCTCCATTTTACAATTACAAATTTCCATGTAAACTTCTTTTAATTTAGGATCAAGCACAGAATTATTTGGTATACAATAAGCacattttttaatggtttttgaGTATGGTTCGGTTTTTAATTGTCGTTTCGGGCATGAGTAAACGCCTTGTTTGCATTCGTTTTTGTGACCTAAGTCACCACAGTAAGAACATGTGGTGGGCTTACGTTTTTTACTAGTTTCTTTATCACTATGTCCATCTTGTTCAATCTTTAGATCCAATAGAATCTTAGGCTCCGTTTGGTCGCCTTCAACTTTGGAAGTACCGCTCTGATTAGAATTATTTGTTACTTCTTCAGCGCGATTAGGTATGGGGCAGAGTATATCTTGAAATTCAGGTGACACATATTTTCTGATGTTCTCGTACAAATATTTCTGCCGTTCCAAAGATAACCGTTGTGGTTCAATAATTTTTGGcatatttaaatcaaattttatGTCAATTATCCTAAACGCGGCCGAAAAATTGTTGGGTGACGATTTAGAACACATGACTGAACATGGATTTAACGATTCTGTTTTAAAGTGGTTGTACATAAGTAACTCCGGTACCGACGCCGGGACGTGGGCTGTAAAGAACTCCCTCCAATTATAATTGTTGACGTAACTCTCTCCAGTCTCGTTTGCGACCATAACACTAGTTATAGACCCAGACGTAACTGCATTGGCAGCTATCTCACACACATGCTCTAGACAAGAAGCGTTCGATTCCCGAAATATCGACTTAAACAGTCCGAAATAAAGATCTGGGGCGAAGTTAGAATGCCCTGACGGGAGGAACGATAGTTGGAAGCTTTTGTGTAAACCTGATAAAACTCTCCAAACCGCGTATTGAATTAAAGTATTATTCTTGCATAGATTCGTTGAGTGACATACCACGTGGGTCTCCCCTAAAGCgaaattttcaaagaaattatgCAGAAGGGATATCAGCAAGATAATACCCTTAGGAACATACTCAGGAATGACATACAGTACGAATTTATCCAGAGGTTCTATAGCTACGCCGAACAGAGACACTTTGTAATTGTTAAGAAAGTCTTGAGGCCCGGTTTGATCAGGATTGTGAGGGAGATGGATTTGCTGGAGGTAGTCGAAGGAGTAATGCGCTAAGCCTTCATAACTGCAAGGAGCATGTTGACCTAAAGACAAACTATTCATCATCACCGAAGGAGTGATCTGCGCTATGATATTTTGATAATAACCCCTTTGCATTTGGACATCATTTAGATGATCTAACGCGTCTCCCAGGCATTTCTTTTTGTCATTTTCTGTCTGAGATTCCGATAATTCACTGACGAAATCATCACATGTTACACAAGGATTTGAAGGTACACTGACTGTCACGTTAGGACAGAAGTCGTCCCAACATTTGTACCACAATGGTCGCCTGAGGGGATATGTATTGTTCCGTGTACACGCTCTGACATACCGTTCGTACAAGGACGTTCTGGTCACACTACTCGGCAGTATATGCAAATCAGTTTTGG
This region includes:
- the LOC133531283 gene encoding endocuticle structural glycoprotein ABD-4-like — protein: MHAVGFFTLLLLGLCQCQEEIVRNDFEGPNEDGSYKFAYQTQGGIYHEQRGSLQGQEPALVVEGQYQYTAPDGQVINVIYRADENGFQATGDHLPTPPPIPPAIQRALDYLKSLPPSENDY
- the LOC133531548 gene encoding uncharacterized protein LOC133531548 isoform X1 codes for the protein MPIIKSAVQPEAGCTGVGALHISKLDFGECRFCETQGEHTNMMSEQVLRDGQENYFDMLLDCFNVFLATDSSISSLICGTCAQRLRDAREFKRLVLRAQGGVRRAAAAFDGNHPDTYPNIKLEPEDPMEPEDPEPDPLRLSEVVVKSEPDMDIVEHGLTRTVHKSGVREDGGASGTHGDGQPEPKKQRLETSKIDSILAGMLSSCTEESTEQETQNDQYTYACSSDSVAAKFREEYYKSIPREEKDNSLDSLFEIPDRDIIDLDEATMFFNTGCGCRLSCLDKFDRNQVLKSRLDCLEQNYYCYHHINHLNLMLLGAISATARIGLNNKREKQSRAHVAYWFRGTPVCKKFFLFVYGGLTNTKYEKILKCFKARGVESLTHHCKKPLMTRQQKADVIAFINNFSEQNSLVLPGRSLTKTDLHILPSSVTRTSLYERYVRACTRNNTYPLRRPLWYKCWDDFCPNVTVSVPSNPCVTCDDFVSELSESQTENDKKKCLGDALDHLNDVQMQRGYYQNIIAQITPSVMMNSLSLGQHAPCSYEGLAHYSFDYLQQIHLPHNPDQTGPQDFLNNYKVSLFGVAIEPLDKFVLYVIPEYVPKGIILLISLLHNFFENFALGETHVVCHSTNLCKNNTLIQYAVWRVLSGLHKSFQLSFLPSGHSNFAPDLYFGLFKSIFRESNASCLEHVCEIAANAVTSGSITSVMVANETGESYVNNYNWREFFTAHVPASVPELLMYNHFKTESLNPCSVMCSKSSPNNFSAAFRIIDIKFDLNMPKIIEPQRLSLERQKYLYENIRKYVSPEFQDILCPIPNRAEEVTNNSNQSGTSKVEGDQTEPKILLDLKIEQDGHSDKETSKKRKPTTCSYCGDLGHKNECKQGVYSCPKRQLKTEPYSKTIKKCAYCIPNNSVLDPKLKEVYMEICNCKMESQTESDMDHLNLVDSKEDQVNAVESIQGGSNKKLPVCSYCGLPGHRNQVRHGIYFCKKRQKDKEAAVKELTCFK